The following nucleotide sequence is from Lolium rigidum isolate FL_2022 unplaced genomic scaffold, APGP_CSIRO_Lrig_0.1 contig_42485_1, whole genome shotgun sequence.
CGGCAGGGGGCTGTTCGACGCCACCGACGACGAGATGGTGCGCAGGATGGCCGTTGAGGGGACCGCGGCGGCGGTGTCGGTGGTCAGAGCGGTGACAGTGGACCCGAGCGGTGCGGGCAACTACACCACCGTCGGggatgcggtggcggcggcgcccaccAATCTTGGCGCGACCAGCGGATACTTTGTCATATACGTGGCCGCGGGCGTGTACGAGGAGAATGTGGTGGTGCCCAAGAACAAGAAGTATGTCATGATGATCGGTGACGGCATCGGCCAGACGGTGATCACCGGCAATCGGAGCGTGGTCGACGGCTGGACCACCTTCAACTCCGCCACCTTTGGTgagttttctgttttctgttcttttttttttcgtttGAAAGTTTGGCTCTGCTATTTTCCATTAGTAGAAGTATATATAAATCAAGTAATctagcaaaaacaagtaaattggACAAGTCAAAGCAGTGAGCTGACTGTCAGATAAGTTGAAATATACCTACCAATAATCTGCCATTGACATGACACGACAGCTCAACATTTTCTACTATAACATTTTTTTGAGCTTGATTAGACTTCCATGACTTCTATGCATGGAGACATCAGACATGGCCAATTACTCGTTGACTAGTGCGTCCTAACTTTTGTTATCCGACTTGCAGCTGTGCTCGGGCAAGGGTTCGTGGCGGTGAACATGACGTTCCGCAACACGGCCGGCCCGGCGAAGCACCAGGCGGTGGCGCTCCGGTGCGGCGCGGACCTGTCCACGTTCTACCAGTGCAGCTTCGAGGGCTACCAGGACACGCTCTACACTCACTCCCTCCGCCAGTTCTACCGCGCGTGCGACATCTACGGCACCGTCGACTACGTCTTCGGcaacgccgccgtcgtcttccagGACTGCACCCTCCACAACcggctccccatggccggccagagCAACACCGTCACGGCGCAGGGACGCAGCGACCCGAACCAGAATACGGGCACCATCATCCAGGGCTGCTCAATCGTGGCCGCGCCGGAGCTCGCCGCCAACACCGCCTTCGCCACGACCAACTACCTCGGCAGGCCGTGGAAGATgtactcgcgcacggtgatcatgCAGTCCTTCCTGGCAGGCATCGTCGACCCGGTAGGGTGGATGCCGTGGGACGGCGATTTTGCGCTCAGC
It contains:
- the LOC124681426 gene encoding pectinesterase-like, producing the protein MAAFHPAKTLSFFLLLSLLFLARSDSPPATPVPPSTACNETTDPTFCRSVLPANGTNNLYTYGRFSAARSLTNANKFLGLVNRYLARRSGLSAGAVAALQDCQLLSGLNIDFLSAAGATLNTTNTLLDPQAEDVQTLLSAILTNQQTCADGLQATASAWSVRNGLAVPMANSTKLYSISLSLFTRAWVPPRHKGKKPSTKPPRHGRGLFDATDDEMVRRMAVEGTAAAVSVVRAVTVDPSGAGNYTTVGDAVAAAPTNLGATSGYFVIYVAAGVYEENVVVPKNKKYVMMIGDGIGQTVITGNRSVVDGWTTFNSATFAVLGQGFVAVNMTFRNTAGPAKHQAVALRCGADLSTFYQCSFEGYQDTLYTHSLRQFYRACDIYGTVDYVFGNAAVVFQDCTLHNRLPMAGQSNTVTAQGRSDPNQNTGTIIQGCSIVAAPELAANTAFATTNYLGRPWKMYSRTVIMQSFLAGIVDPVGWMPWDGDFALSTLYYAEYDNSGPGSDTTRRVNWPGYHVLNSTVDAANFTVGNMVLGDFWLPQTGVPFTIGLI